Proteins encoded within one genomic window of Ostrinia nubilalis chromosome 5, ilOstNubi1.1, whole genome shotgun sequence:
- the LOC135072042 gene encoding solute carrier family 2, facilitated glucose transporter member 1-like isoform X2: MICSKFFGIFVTEHQHLTESHEYKPGWSFYLVLAGVATTLGSSLPVGFNIGVVNTPADLLKSFCNESISAHYGLELDEGWLNVLWAAVVSIFIVGGCTGSILGAVLADRFGRKKATIAISGLWVAGALMFGFCRAANSVEMLILGRLLVGLSGGLTTSIVPMYLTELAPLALTGAMGVACPMGVNVGVLVGQVMGLKFLLGGANDWPYLLSVYVLLVIFCLPLLFILPESPKYLFVVKRDEEGALRELSRLRGVSTSVLNEDIDMLREEARASNASAGGEQHWSMIRVLKDPRLRLPLLLACSMQAGQQTSGINAVFYYSQTIFKQAGLDEAQSQYATIACGFINVCTALLMLWLLPRAGRRPLLLGSILAAAAILAGLAASMKFMAVVSWMPYVCMAAVLGYVLVYGFGLGPIPYFIASEIFEVGPRPAGMAWGSLANWGGNFVVGMSFPTMRDCLGPYSFIVFAVITAMLFVFQKLYFPETRGKTPTQITQLCSRGFRSKPLRSATALGPV; this comes from the exons ATGATTTGCAGCAAGTTTTTTGGGATATTT GTAACCGAGCATCAGCATTTGACGGAGTCCCACGAATACAAGCCAGGATGGTCGTTCTACCTGGTGCTGGCTGGAGTAGCCACCACGCTGGGGTCCTCGCTGCCTGTAGGGTTCAACATTGGAGTCGTTAACACCCCTGCTGAT CTGCTAAAGTCCTTCTGTAACGAGAGCATATCCGCCCACTACGGCTTAGAGCTTGACGAGGGCTGGCTCAATGTGCTGTGGGCGGCAGTCGTCTCCATTTTCATCGTGGGCGGATGCACTGGCTCTATACTGGGCGCTGTGCTCGCTGACCGCTTTGGAAG GAAGAAGGCGACGATAGCTATAAGTGGGCTATGGGTTGCAGGGGCTCTGATGTTCGGCTTCTGCCGCGCCGCCAACTCCGTAGAAATGCTCATCCTGGGCCGGCTGCTCGTCGGCTTATCTGGAG GTTTGACCACGAGCATAGTGCCGATGTACCTGACGGAGCTGGCGCCGCTGGCGCTGACGGGGGCCATGGGGGTCGCGTGCCCCATGGGGGTCAACGTGGGGGTCCTCGTGGGACAAGTCATGGGTCTTAAGTTTTTGTTAG GTGGCGCGAACGATTGGCCCTACTTATTGTCCGTCTACGTGTTGCTAGTCATTTTTTGTTTAcccttactttttattttacctgAAAGTCCAAAATATCTTTTTGTTGTTAAGAGAGACGAAGAAGGTGCTTTAAGAG AGCTAAGCCGCCTTCGGGGCGTGTCCACAAGCGTTCTAAACGAGGACATAGATATGCTTCGCGAAGAAGCTCGCGCGTCAAACGCTTCAGCGGGAGGCGAGCAACACTGGAGCATGATACGGGTGTTGAAAGACCCGAGGTTACGGCTGCCTCTGTTGCTAGCATGTTCCATGCAAGCAGGACAGCAGACTAGCGGTATAAACGCG GTGTTCTACTACTCTCAAACGATCTTCAAGCAGGCAGGACTGGACGAGGCACAGTCACAGTACGCGACTATAGCGTGCGGGTTCATCAACGTGTGCACAGCATTGCTGATGCTGTGGCTGCTACCACGCGCTGGTCGTCGTCCGCTGCTGCTAGGGTCAATACTGGCGGCCGCTGCGATACTGGCTGGGCTGGCCGCTTCTATGAAGTTCATG GCCGTGGTGTCGTGGATGCCGTACGTTTGCATGGCGGCGGTGCTGGGCTACGTGCTAGTCTACGGGTTCGGACTCGGGCCCATCCCGTATTTTATTGCCTCAG AGATCTTCGAAGTAGGTCCTCGTCCTGCGGGCATGGCTTGGGGTTCTCTAGCCAACTGGGGCGGCAACTTCGTGGTGGGCATGTCTTTCCCCACCATGCGTGACTGCCTCGGGCCCTACTCCTTTATAGTCTTCGCTGTTATCACTGCCATGCTGTTTGTCTTCCAGAA GTTATACTTCCCCGAAACGCGCGGCAAGACGCCAACACAAATTACGCAACTGTGCAGCCGAGGTTTCCGCTCGAAGCCGCTACGCAGCGCCACCGCGCTAGGACCAGTTTGA
- the LOC135072042 gene encoding solute carrier family 2, facilitated glucose transporter member 1-like isoform X1, producing MGEPGERQTLFAKPAPHGIYPDLSQPVTEHQHLTESHEYKPGWSFYLVLAGVATTLGSSLPVGFNIGVVNTPADLLKSFCNESISAHYGLELDEGWLNVLWAAVVSIFIVGGCTGSILGAVLADRFGRKKATIAISGLWVAGALMFGFCRAANSVEMLILGRLLVGLSGGLTTSIVPMYLTELAPLALTGAMGVACPMGVNVGVLVGQVMGLKFLLGGANDWPYLLSVYVLLVIFCLPLLFILPESPKYLFVVKRDEEGALRELSRLRGVSTSVLNEDIDMLREEARASNASAGGEQHWSMIRVLKDPRLRLPLLLACSMQAGQQTSGINAVFYYSQTIFKQAGLDEAQSQYATIACGFINVCTALLMLWLLPRAGRRPLLLGSILAAAAILAGLAASMKFMAVVSWMPYVCMAAVLGYVLVYGFGLGPIPYFIASEIFEVGPRPAGMAWGSLANWGGNFVVGMSFPTMRDCLGPYSFIVFAVITAMLFVFQKLYFPETRGKTPTQITQLCSRGFRSKPLRSATALGPV from the exons GTAACCGAGCATCAGCATTTGACGGAGTCCCACGAATACAAGCCAGGATGGTCGTTCTACCTGGTGCTGGCTGGAGTAGCCACCACGCTGGGGTCCTCGCTGCCTGTAGGGTTCAACATTGGAGTCGTTAACACCCCTGCTGAT CTGCTAAAGTCCTTCTGTAACGAGAGCATATCCGCCCACTACGGCTTAGAGCTTGACGAGGGCTGGCTCAATGTGCTGTGGGCGGCAGTCGTCTCCATTTTCATCGTGGGCGGATGCACTGGCTCTATACTGGGCGCTGTGCTCGCTGACCGCTTTGGAAG GAAGAAGGCGACGATAGCTATAAGTGGGCTATGGGTTGCAGGGGCTCTGATGTTCGGCTTCTGCCGCGCCGCCAACTCCGTAGAAATGCTCATCCTGGGCCGGCTGCTCGTCGGCTTATCTGGAG GTTTGACCACGAGCATAGTGCCGATGTACCTGACGGAGCTGGCGCCGCTGGCGCTGACGGGGGCCATGGGGGTCGCGTGCCCCATGGGGGTCAACGTGGGGGTCCTCGTGGGACAAGTCATGGGTCTTAAGTTTTTGTTAG GTGGCGCGAACGATTGGCCCTACTTATTGTCCGTCTACGTGTTGCTAGTCATTTTTTGTTTAcccttactttttattttacctgAAAGTCCAAAATATCTTTTTGTTGTTAAGAGAGACGAAGAAGGTGCTTTAAGAG AGCTAAGCCGCCTTCGGGGCGTGTCCACAAGCGTTCTAAACGAGGACATAGATATGCTTCGCGAAGAAGCTCGCGCGTCAAACGCTTCAGCGGGAGGCGAGCAACACTGGAGCATGATACGGGTGTTGAAAGACCCGAGGTTACGGCTGCCTCTGTTGCTAGCATGTTCCATGCAAGCAGGACAGCAGACTAGCGGTATAAACGCG GTGTTCTACTACTCTCAAACGATCTTCAAGCAGGCAGGACTGGACGAGGCACAGTCACAGTACGCGACTATAGCGTGCGGGTTCATCAACGTGTGCACAGCATTGCTGATGCTGTGGCTGCTACCACGCGCTGGTCGTCGTCCGCTGCTGCTAGGGTCAATACTGGCGGCCGCTGCGATACTGGCTGGGCTGGCCGCTTCTATGAAGTTCATG GCCGTGGTGTCGTGGATGCCGTACGTTTGCATGGCGGCGGTGCTGGGCTACGTGCTAGTCTACGGGTTCGGACTCGGGCCCATCCCGTATTTTATTGCCTCAG AGATCTTCGAAGTAGGTCCTCGTCCTGCGGGCATGGCTTGGGGTTCTCTAGCCAACTGGGGCGGCAACTTCGTGGTGGGCATGTCTTTCCCCACCATGCGTGACTGCCTCGGGCCCTACTCCTTTATAGTCTTCGCTGTTATCACTGCCATGCTGTTTGTCTTCCAGAA GTTATACTTCCCCGAAACGCGCGGCAAGACGCCAACACAAATTACGCAACTGTGCAGCCGAGGTTTCCGCTCGAAGCCGCTACGCAGCGCCACCGCGCTAGGACCAGTTTGA
- the LOC135072042 gene encoding solute carrier family 2, facilitated glucose transporter member 1-like isoform X3, translated as MVHERDEKKVTEHQHLTESHEYKPGWSFYLVLAGVATTLGSSLPVGFNIGVVNTPADLLKSFCNESISAHYGLELDEGWLNVLWAAVVSIFIVGGCTGSILGAVLADRFGRKKATIAISGLWVAGALMFGFCRAANSVEMLILGRLLVGLSGGLTTSIVPMYLTELAPLALTGAMGVACPMGVNVGVLVGQVMGLKFLLGGANDWPYLLSVYVLLVIFCLPLLFILPESPKYLFVVKRDEEGALRELSRLRGVSTSVLNEDIDMLREEARASNASAGGEQHWSMIRVLKDPRLRLPLLLACSMQAGQQTSGINAVFYYSQTIFKQAGLDEAQSQYATIACGFINVCTALLMLWLLPRAGRRPLLLGSILAAAAILAGLAASMKFMAVVSWMPYVCMAAVLGYVLVYGFGLGPIPYFIASEIFEVGPRPAGMAWGSLANWGGNFVVGMSFPTMRDCLGPYSFIVFAVITAMLFVFQKLYFPETRGKTPTQITQLCSRGFRSKPLRSATALGPV; from the exons GTAACCGAGCATCAGCATTTGACGGAGTCCCACGAATACAAGCCAGGATGGTCGTTCTACCTGGTGCTGGCTGGAGTAGCCACCACGCTGGGGTCCTCGCTGCCTGTAGGGTTCAACATTGGAGTCGTTAACACCCCTGCTGAT CTGCTAAAGTCCTTCTGTAACGAGAGCATATCCGCCCACTACGGCTTAGAGCTTGACGAGGGCTGGCTCAATGTGCTGTGGGCGGCAGTCGTCTCCATTTTCATCGTGGGCGGATGCACTGGCTCTATACTGGGCGCTGTGCTCGCTGACCGCTTTGGAAG GAAGAAGGCGACGATAGCTATAAGTGGGCTATGGGTTGCAGGGGCTCTGATGTTCGGCTTCTGCCGCGCCGCCAACTCCGTAGAAATGCTCATCCTGGGCCGGCTGCTCGTCGGCTTATCTGGAG GTTTGACCACGAGCATAGTGCCGATGTACCTGACGGAGCTGGCGCCGCTGGCGCTGACGGGGGCCATGGGGGTCGCGTGCCCCATGGGGGTCAACGTGGGGGTCCTCGTGGGACAAGTCATGGGTCTTAAGTTTTTGTTAG GTGGCGCGAACGATTGGCCCTACTTATTGTCCGTCTACGTGTTGCTAGTCATTTTTTGTTTAcccttactttttattttacctgAAAGTCCAAAATATCTTTTTGTTGTTAAGAGAGACGAAGAAGGTGCTTTAAGAG AGCTAAGCCGCCTTCGGGGCGTGTCCACAAGCGTTCTAAACGAGGACATAGATATGCTTCGCGAAGAAGCTCGCGCGTCAAACGCTTCAGCGGGAGGCGAGCAACACTGGAGCATGATACGGGTGTTGAAAGACCCGAGGTTACGGCTGCCTCTGTTGCTAGCATGTTCCATGCAAGCAGGACAGCAGACTAGCGGTATAAACGCG GTGTTCTACTACTCTCAAACGATCTTCAAGCAGGCAGGACTGGACGAGGCACAGTCACAGTACGCGACTATAGCGTGCGGGTTCATCAACGTGTGCACAGCATTGCTGATGCTGTGGCTGCTACCACGCGCTGGTCGTCGTCCGCTGCTGCTAGGGTCAATACTGGCGGCCGCTGCGATACTGGCTGGGCTGGCCGCTTCTATGAAGTTCATG GCCGTGGTGTCGTGGATGCCGTACGTTTGCATGGCGGCGGTGCTGGGCTACGTGCTAGTCTACGGGTTCGGACTCGGGCCCATCCCGTATTTTATTGCCTCAG AGATCTTCGAAGTAGGTCCTCGTCCTGCGGGCATGGCTTGGGGTTCTCTAGCCAACTGGGGCGGCAACTTCGTGGTGGGCATGTCTTTCCCCACCATGCGTGACTGCCTCGGGCCCTACTCCTTTATAGTCTTCGCTGTTATCACTGCCATGCTGTTTGTCTTCCAGAA GTTATACTTCCCCGAAACGCGCGGCAAGACGCCAACACAAATTACGCAACTGTGCAGCCGAGGTTTCCGCTCGAAGCCGCTACGCAGCGCCACCGCGCTAGGACCAGTTTGA